TGATCGGATACATGCCCGACTTTTTTGGCGTCTACAAGGACATGGAGGTCACAGAATACCTGGATTTCTTCGGAGCCTGTTACCGGATTCCTTCCGCCCAGCGCGAAAAGACCGTCAAGGATGTCCTCGAATTGGTGGGGCTCAGCGAGAAGCAAGGCGCGCTCATCGGGGCTCTCAGCCGCGGCATGCAGCAGCGGCTTGGGCTGGCCCGGGTGCTGATTCATGATCCCCATCTGTTGTTGCTCGATGAGCCGGCCAGCGGCCTTGATCCGCGGGCGCGCATCGAGATGATGGCCATCTTGCAAGAACTTCAACGGCTGGGGAAAACCATCATCATCAGCTCGCATATTCTCAGCGAACTGCAGACGCTCTGCAATCGCGTGGCCATCATCGAGAAGGGCAAGCTCATCTACGCGGGGCCGGTGCAGCGGGTCCGCGATCAAATGGCGCCCGGCAGGATGGTCTGGGTGAAGGTATCGAGCGAGGCGGAGCAGGCCCTGGCCTTGCTGAAAGGTTGCCCGGACGTGACGGCGACGGAGACCGTGGACGGCCGGATCAAGGTGACTTTGAAGGATCACGACACCGATCCGAGTTGTGTCGCGGAATCCCTGGTCAGGGGAGGGGCGCGTTTGATCGAGCTGCGAGAGGACGAGCTGGGTCTTGAGGAAGTGTTCCTTCGCGTCACCCGGGGCGAAACGCAATAGCCATCGGTCGAACCCCGGTTGCGTCCGGGAGTGAGTCGAGGAATGCGCATGCTGGGGACTTGGCGACTGGGCTACCCGCCCTTGAGTTGAAAATGTTGAAGACCTCGACTTGGGCCGATTCAGGGATCACATCGGAGTTGCTCGAGGCATTCTTGTGCCTGGGTATTCAGTCTGGGCTGGCTGTGGTCGCCTTTGGGTTGGCGAA
The Verrucomicrobiota bacterium genome window above contains:
- a CDS encoding ABC transporter ATP-binding protein — its product is MPNLKDIPLDKPAVQTFGLSRTYGAMTALSALDLTVNRGDLFGFIGSNGAGKTTTLRILATFLAPSSGRAEVFGHDVVRDADSVRHVIGYMPDFFGVYKDMEVTEYLDFFGACYRIPSAQREKTVKDVLELVGLSEKQGALIGALSRGMQQRLGLARVLIHDPHLLLLDEPASGLDPRARIEMMAILQELQRLGKTIIISSHILSELQTLCNRVAIIEKGKLIYAGPVQRVRDQMAPGRMVWVKVSSEAEQALALLKGCPDVTATETVDGRIKVTLKDHDTDPSCVAESLVRGGARLIELREDELGLEEVFLRVTRGETQ